GGAAAAAGTGAGAAATATTCTGAAGACCTACCTGAGAAGCCCCCGTGACGGAGTCAGAGTGGCTCAGGATTGACACTCTCTGGCCCGAGAGTTTGCTTTTATATTCCCTTTCCCCTCCCCTACTTaccttttaattaaattaagtttgttttaaattttacttatgctccttgtgtgtctggtcattggggtgttcttgggacctcctcgaggtggaaactagggagGGGCGAGACTCATGACACCTTgtgtccgctccgacctgtgacagaatttttgcttttaaaagtgctaatattacatttattgcaatttgttttctaaaatgctaccccacagatttattgtatgtgATTACTTTGTACTTTTgtatatggtgagatgagaaacattttaaaggtgtttttttttaacactcagAGTGCTGCCCCAGTGCTCAAACGGCTCTCCACATGGTTGTACATTTTtaatctcctgtttgttacaaataaagtatttgtacatttgcaggcttttatgaatttttaaaataatccataatatccagtAATATATATAATCCTATATAAAAGTATGCAGGTGTTGAGTGAAACAAATTTAAGGACAGCCTGCCTGATGTATCatcagtatttatttattttgttgctTAATTTTTATCAGGGCTTTATGCGTGAGTACAGAAAGCAACAGGAAAAAACATTTTGACGTGGCCACAAAAAAGGGAAGTTAATTTCTTTATCtaaatatatttattctgaCATGGTCCTTAACCTCCAGAGACAGAGATACAACATTAAGACAACAACATGATCACAACAGAAGATTAATACTGAGCTGCATGAACCACTCGTGATTTGAAGATGAAACATATGTTTGCATTCTTCCTATTGTTTCTAAAGACTTTATGTGTATTTTCTTGGCTTGCTGGAAAATGTGTCGTGTTCAATGATGTGGAAGAATTTCCAGTTGACTCATCATGTAAAGGAAAAACAAACTGTGCCTTCTGCAGTCGTGTCACTGATATTAAAGAGGACCTCCGTGGACTTCCATCAAATTTACTGAACCTCTGCATTCAGATGGATCATGATATGAAGTATATTGGTGTCTTGGCTCCAGGGTCATTTTTACACTTCTCTACTCTGGAATACCTTAAAATTGATGGATGTTTTACCGAGATCTCTCCAAAAGCTTTTACTGggttatttaaattaacttcaTTACAGTTGATTGCCAATACAAAAAGCTGTTGTAATGCAAGTGTTGATTTCAGTGGCCTTCCTTCACTGAAAAATTTGAATCTTGCAAAATATAGTTTGTCATTAATGGCAGCAAATGTTTTTGATACAATTTCTCAGTTAGAGAGATTAGACATAAACAATGTTTGTTTAAAGGATTTATCTGAGATTCTGTGTCGACTGGAAAATTTAAACTCTCTAAAGGTGTTTTCCATCAGAGTTGATTTAAAGAGTCTTCAGTTTCCAAACTGCTCTATTTACAACTCCTCTAACAGTAACATATCTACTGTATACAATATTGAAGAGGTACATTTGATTTTGGGATCAATAGAGCACATAGATAAAGGGGCTTTCAACGTTTTAGGAAATTTGTCTGAACTAGAATTGGGTTTCAGATCAGATTTCCTGAGAGATCTTTCTATGATTGGAGTAAATAAAATCGATAGGTTGAGTTTTACTGTGGATAACCTTAACCTTGATGAGTTGTGTTACGCAGCAAAGTTATATTCTATTAAATATTTAACTGTGTATTACTGGGAGATTAACTTGCCAACCATGCCCACAAATATTTCTGAAGACTGTAAGGAGATTGTAGACATTACTCTCCatcaaaacttaatttttaagatTGTAAAGCCTTTACATGTAGATTTGATTTTTCAGATTTTCAGCAACCTCTTAATTTTTGATGTAGATCAACATGTGCTAAGATCAAATGATTTTAAATCTCTTTGTTTGTCCAATCCACGGTTAGTCAACCAGTTGTCTATTATGATTCTTAATTCCAATGACATAGATAAAATCATTTCTCAGCAGTTTATGTGTTTCAAGAACCTTAAATATTTGGAATTAATTACAAGTAATATTTCTAGCATAGAAGATTTTGCTTTCATTGGATTAAACAAATTGAAAGATTTAAACCTATTTGGAAACAAGTTATCTTACATTTATCAAGACACATTCAGTGGTCTATATGAACTGATCGTCCTAAATCTTCAAGAAAACCCAATAATTCAAATTCAATCAAATTCATTTGGACATCTTATTAACCTTCACACACTTCTTCTGGGAGATCTAAACATCCCACCAAATATTTCACAGGTCACGCTGCATTTCTCTGATATATTTGGATGCATCCCGTATAATCTGAGTAATGTGTTTATTAGTTCAGGCTTGAGACCAATGCATTTGATTATTGGAAATGTTACACTGAATCAGAGTATTGATCTCCGAATCAAAGGTCAATATGTGACAGTTGAGGATTGTGACAGTCCACTCTTGACATCTGCAGTCACACTTCAAATTAATGCTGAATATATCATCTGTGACAAGGAGTTTATTGGGAAATATGTTAAATCAGTTGTTAATCTGGAGTTCATATCATGGTTTTCAGACAACATTGGTGATTTATCAGTAATAAATCAGCTTGTTCATTTAAAAACCTTAAGGCTGGAAAACATTGATTTGTCAAAACAGCCAAATGTGCCAATAATGTTTCAAAATTTGACAAAATTACGAACCCTGATCTTGCTAAACTGCAGAATTTTCTTTTTGGATGGAAGTCTGACAAAGGACCTGAAGGCACTGACCGGTTTAATGTTTATGCCACAAAATGATGTGACAATTCTTCAAAACTTTGTTGAACATCTCACTAGTTTAAAGTTGCTCTATCTCATGGGGTTGCAATTGCAATGCAGTTGTGATGACGCTTGGCTGATCTCATGGGTGAAGAGCAACAGGCAGGTACAGGTTCTTATGGAGGGGCCCACCATGAAGGACCTGCAGTGTTTAACTGATAATGGAGTTGACCATCTGAACTTTGTTCATTACACCCAGGAGAACTGTTCATTTGATATTGAATTTGTGCTCTTCATCTCAACTTCTGcctttttatatttgtttatttttgtagtgTTGTCATATCAGTTTGCAGGACAATACATAATGCCGTTCTATTACATTGCCAGCGGATGGTTCAGAGAGGTTTTGCGTATGGATGTCAAACGCCAGTACCGCTACGATGTTTTTGTTTCCTACAGCAGTAAGGATGAGTGCTGGGTAAAAGAAAAACTTCTTCCTAACTTGGAGCAGCGTGGACCTC
This genomic interval from Misgurnus anguillicaudatus chromosome 17, ASM2758022v2, whole genome shotgun sequence contains the following:
- the LOC129451383 gene encoding uncharacterized protein; translation: MKHMFAFFLLFLKTLCVFSWLAGKCVVFNDVEEFPVDSSCKGKTNCAFCSRVTDIKEDLRGLPSNLLNLCIQMDHDMKYIGVLAPGSFLHFSTLEYLKIDGCFTEISPKAFTGLFKLTSLQLIANTKSCCNASVDFSGLPSLKNLNLAKYSLSLMAANVFDTISQLERLDINNVCLKDLSEILCRLENLNSLKVFSIRVDLKSLQFPNCSIYNSSNSNISTVYNIEEVHLILGSIEHIDKGAFNVLGNLSELELGFRSDFLRDLSMIGVNKIDRLSFTVDNLNLDELCYAAKLYSIKYLTVYYWEINLPTMPTNISEDCKEIVDITLHQNLIFKIVKPLHVDLIFQIFSNLLIFDVDQHVLRSNDFKSLCLSNPRLVNQLSIMILNSNDIDKIISQQFMCFKNLKYLELITSNISSIEDFAFIGLNKLKDLNLFGNKLSYIYQDTFSGLYELIVLNLQENPIIQIQSNSFGHLINLHTLLLGDLNIPPNISQVTLHFSDIFGCIPYNLSNVFISSGLRPMHLIIGNVTLNQSIDLRIKGQYVTVEDCDSPLLTSAVTLQINAEYIICDKEFIGKYVKSVVNLEFISWFSDNIGDLSVINQLVHLKTLRLENIDLSKQPNVPIMFQNLTKLRTLILLNCRIFFLDGSLTKDLKALTGLMFMPQNDVTILQNFVEHLTSLKLLYLMGLQLQCSCDDAWLISWVKSNRQVQVLMEGPTMKDLQCLTDNGVDHLNFVHYTQENCSFDIEFVLFISTSAFLYLFIFVVLSYQFAGQYIMPFYYIASGWFREVLRMDVKRQYRYDVFVSYSSKDECWVKEKLLPNLEQRGPPFLRLCLHGRDFQLGQDIVENITDSIYTSRRTLCLVSRNYLRSTWCTLEMRLGTYRLQVEQRDILLLVFLEKIPSHLLSYHHRLARLVKTRTYLDWPMDPEMHEAFWYRLWCKLIKCN